Proteins encoded in a region of the Panicum hallii strain FIL2 chromosome 3, PHallii_v3.1, whole genome shotgun sequence genome:
- the LOC112884224 gene encoding dof zinc finger protein MNB1A-like, which yields MEAPLHRSPAPLPPPPDALLLRQPAAAAGRERCPRCASRDTKFCYYNNYNTAQPRHFCRACRRYWTLGGSLRNVPVGGSARKRPRPARPTRAIAAAVAAATTTAPAPSGPFAAASHVAAASAPALQGGGLLGSLPLLALGAAPLLEGRLGSDDLGLGQPALLAAGAGDLAQLAFGAGPLPWPVATTILEGERAEAAWKSCGAFPLPPAAALWQELVAAAPPAEAGGLPLHHGGSPHLLL from the coding sequence ATGGAGGCACCGCTGCACCGGTCCCCCGCGCCgctgcctccgccgccggacgcgctgctgctgcggcagccggcggcggcggctgggcggGAGCGGTGCCCGCGGTGCGCGTCGCGGGACACCAAGTTCTGCTACTACAACAACTACAACACGGCGCAGCCGCGGCACTTCTGCCGCGCGTGCCGCCGCTACTGGACGCTCGGGGGCTCCCTCCGCAACGTCCCCGTCGGGGGGTCCGCCCGCAAGCGCCCGAGGCCGGCGCGCCCCACccgcgccatcgccgccgccgtcgccgcggctacgacgacggcgccggcgccctccggccccttcgccgccgcctcccatgTGGCGGCTGCGTCGGCGCCGGCCCTGCAAGGCGGCGGCCTCCTCGGCTCGCTGCCGCTGCTCGCGCTCGGCGCGGCGCCGTTGCTCGAAGGCCGGCTCGGCTCCGACGACCTCGGCCTCGGGCAGCCGGCGCTGCTAGCCGCCGGCGCTGGCGACCTGGCCCAGCTCGCCTTCGGCGCGGGGCCGCTGCCGTGGCCCGTCGCGACGACGATCCTGGAGGGCGAACGCGCGGAGGCGGCGTGGAAATCCTGCGGCGCGTTCCCgctcccgccggccgccgcgctgtGGCAGGAGCTCgtcgcggcggcgccgcccgcggaggccggcgggctgcccctgcatcacgGCGGCTCGCCGCACCTGCTCTTGTGA